ATACGGCTATGCCTTCCGGCCAGAACCGTGTTCGTCAACATCCCGAAAAAACCTGTTGAGCGACGACTGACCGCTCCTTAGGGTGTGAGGCACACGAGAAGGGAGGTGGTTCGGCAGATGTATGAATACCGGACGCGTGAGGTGACTGCGGGCTAGCGGCCCGCCACCACACCCAGTGCGGTGCCGGACCAGCGTGCGTGAGAAGCACGCAGCCGGCCCAATCCCAGCAGTCACCCGACCCGCGAGCTCGCCGGTACGTCCGGCCGGCTCCCCCGCCGAGAGGCGGAGGGACCAGAGCTCGCGGGTCGTCTGCGTTCCCGGCGGGGATCAGCGCGCGATGTCCCCGTACCCCTCGATCTCCCGTGGGTTGCGAGTGCCCGGCCCGACATACCGGGCAGAGGGCCGGACCAGGCGGCCCGTCCGCTTCTGCTCCAGGATGTGGGCGGACCAGCCGGCCGTGCGGGCGCAGGTGAACATGGAGGTGAACATGTGGGCCGGGACCTCGGCGAAGTCCAGGACGATGGCGGCCCAGAATTCGACGTTGGTGGCGAGGATGCGGTCGGGGCGGCGGCTGTGCAGCTCCGCCAGGGCCGCCTTCTCCAGGGCTTCGGCGACCTCGAAGCGGGGGGCGCCCAGTTCGCGGGCGGTGCGGCGCAGCACTCGTGCGCGGGGGTCCTCGGCGCGGTAGACGCGGTGGCCGAAGCCCATGAGGCGTTCGCCCTGGTCGAGGGCTTGTTTGACGTAGGCCTCGGCGTCGCCGGTGCGCTCGATCTCCTCGATCATGCCGAGGACGCGGGAGGGGGCGCCGCCGTGCAGGGGGCCGGACATGGCTCCTACGGCGCCGGAGAGGGCGGCGGGGACGTCGGCGCCGGTGGAGGCGATGACGCGGGCGGTGAAGGTGGACGCGTTCATGCCGTGTTCGGCCGCGCTGGTCCAGTACGCGTCGACGGCGGCCACGTGCTTGGGGTCGGGCTCGCCGCGCCAGCGGATCATGAAGCGTTCGGTGATGGAGTTAGCCTTGTCGATCTCGCGCTGCGGGACCATGGGCCGGCCCTGGCCGCGGGCGGACTGGGCGACGTAGGACAGGGCCATGACGGCGGCGCGGGCGAGGTCTTCGCGGGCCTGGGCGGAGTCGATGTCGAGCAGTGGTTTCAGGCCCCAGACGGGGGCGAGCATGGCGAGTGCCGACTGGACGTCGACGCGGATGTCGCCGGAGTGCACGGGGATCGGGAACGGTTCGGCGGGCGGCAGACCGGGGTTGAAGGCGCCGTCGACGAGCAGGCCCCAGACGTTGCCGAACGAGACGTGGCCGACCAGGTCCTCGATGTCGACGCCCCGGTACCGGAGTGCGCCGCCCTCCTTATCCGGTTCGGCGATCTCCGTCTCGAAAGCGACGACTCCCTCGAGTCCGGGTACGAAGTCGGACATCAGGCGGCTCCTCGTGATGTGTGCGACGGGTGATGTGTGTGGTGTGGCTTGCGGGGATGGTGTTGCGAGAGTTCTTTGGTGGGTGGGGCTGCTGCCGTGTTTCGTTGGTTCGTGATGTGTTCCGCCCGGTGGATCCGCGGTCGGTGCGCTGCGGAGACTCGCGGTCCTGGGCGTCATCCCTGTGATGCCCCGTGCGGCCGACGGTCACCCCAACCGGCACGGCATCTGAACGATATCTCCGAGTGTCACCCTTGGGGAGAGTTCGCGGCACTCAGTGCCACCCAGTGATGAAGGACACCGTGGCGAACGGCGCGTGCGGATACGGCAAGATGACCGCGTGAACGATCGTGACGCCGTGTCCGCCGTCCCCTTTGATCCCGCGTTGATGCGCAAGCAGTACCGGGCCGAGGGCCTGGCCGAGTCCGATCTGGCCGGCACGCCGGTGGCGCAGTTCGCGCGCTGGTTCAGGCAGGCCGCGACGCAGGCCCATCTGTTCGAGCCGAATGCGATGGTCGTGTCGACGGCGGACGGTGAGGGGCGGCCCAGTTCTCGTACGGTGCTGCTGAAGCAGTTCGACGAGCAGGGTTTTGTCTTCTACACCAATTACGACTCCCGCAAGGGCCGTGATCTGTCCGAGAACCCGTATGTGTCGCTGCTGTTCCCATGGCATCCGATGGCCCGGCAGGTGATCGTGTCCGGGGTGGCGCGGCGTACCGGCCGTGATGAGACGGCCGCCTATTTCCGTACCCGGCCGCATGGTTCGCAGCTCGGGGCGTGGGCGAGCGCCCAGTCTTCGGTGATCGCCACACGTGCCGATCTCGACGCCTCGTACGCCGAGTTGGCGGCCCGCTATCCGGAGGGCGAGCAGGTGCCGGTGCCGCCGCACTGGGGTGGTTTCCGGGTGGCTCCGCAGTCGGTGGAGTTCTGGCAGGGGCGCGAGAACCGGCTGCATGACCGGTTGCGGTATGTGGCGGAGCCGGACGGGAGCTGGCGGGTGGAGCGGCTCAGTCCCTGAGGACGGTCGCGGTCAGACCTTGCCCTGGAGGTACGCCGTGCTGTGCCCGTCGAGGAACTGGGCTATGCGTGCGCGGAAGTCCTCGGAGAGTGCGGGCCAGTTCCAGAACTGGAAGCCGAGATGGACGAAGGCCAAGGAGTTGTCGGTCCACCTCCATGCGGAGAGGGGGACGGAGTCGGCGCAGGCGGGGCAGTCGACGTCGGCGGTGCCCGTCTCGTGCCAGGCGCCGGCGGCGGTGCTGAAGCGGGACGAGACATCACCTTCCACAGCGGTGGTTTTCCCGCAGCGCGGGCACGTCACCGCGTCCGGGCCGCGTTGGCCAAGGCTGTAGAAGATGTGGTGTCCGGTGTGCAGGGCGAGGCCCTCCGGGGCGCCCCAGCGGCCGTCGGCGACGGCCTTCGGCCAGTTCGGGCCGGGCGGGTGGGCCGGATGGTCTCCCAGGGCCCAGCCCGGTTCCGCCGGGGCGAGCACGATGCCCTCGGCCACGAGCCAGTCGACCACGGGCTCCGCCAGGCGTGCCGCGTCCTGCGGGCTCGCGTCCAGGTCGACGATCGTCTGGAATGTGTCTCCCATGCCCGAACCGTAAGCCGTGCCACTGACAACGGGGTCAGCCCAGCGTCTCGTCCAGCAGCGCCGCCCACTGTGCCACCACCCGTTCGCGGCGGGGTTCGTCGTCGGTGAGGAGGTTGGCGAGGCCGAGGCCGCGGGCCATGTCGAGGAGGCCTTGGACGGTTTCGCGGACGCCGGGGTGGGATTCGTCGGCGCCGAGGAGGTCGACGGCGATGTGGTGGGTCTCGCGGCCGACGCGGGCTTCGAGTTCGGTGACGCGGGGGCGTAGCTGCGCTTCGTTGGAGGCGGCGACCCACAGGTGGAGGGCGGCGCGGAACAGCGGGCCGGTGTAGAGGTCGACCAGGGCTGCGACGACCGCGCGCCGGTCGCCCGCCGCGCCCTGCGGGAACAACGCCCGCAGCGCCGTGGAGCGCTCCTCGGCGACGTATTCGACGGCCGCGGTGAAGAGGTCCTCGCGGGTCGGGAAGTGGTGCTGGGCGGCGCCGCGGGAGACGCCGGCGCGTTCGGCGACGACGGAGACGGTGGAGCCTGCCCAGCCGTGTTCGGCGAGGCAGGCCACGGCGGCTTCGAGGAGCCGTTGCCGGGTGGCCCGGCTGCGGTCCTGTTTGGGTGCACGGTCGACCGTGCTCACAGCACCCATGGCGGTTCCCGTCGTTCTAGGAAGGCCGTCATGCCCTCGCGGGCGTCGGCGGAGGCGAACAGCCGGGCCGAGAGCGCGGTGAGGTCGGCCGCGTCCCGGTCGAAGGCATCCAGCACCCTAGCTGTGAGCAGCTGTTTCGTCTCGGCCAGGGCCTGCGGGGAGGCGCGGCGCAGTCCGTCGAGGACGGGTTCCAGTACGGCGTCGGCGTCGTCGCCGGAAGCGGTCAGCAGGCCGATGCGGGCCGCCTCGGCGGCGTCGAAGCGTTCGCCGGTGAGGTAGTAGCGGGCGAGGGCGCGGGGGTCAGTGCGGGGCAGCAACGGCAGGGAGATCACCGCCGGGGCGACCCCGATCCGTACCTCGGTGAAGGCGAAGGTCGCCTCGTTCGAGGCGGCGGCGATGTCGCAGGCGCCGAGCAGTCCGAGACCGCCCGCGCGGACGTGGCCGGTGACACGGGCGACGACGGGTCGGGGCAGTTCGACGATCTGCCGGAGCAGGCCGACGAGTGCGTCCGGGGGCGGTGGGTCGCGCAGGTCGGCGCCCGCGCTGAAGGTGTTGCCGGTGTGAGTGAGGACGACCGCGCGGATGTCGCCGTCCTTGCCGCAGTCGGTGAGCGTGTCCGCGAGTTCGCCGACGAGGGC
This genomic window from Streptomyces sp. DG2A-72 contains:
- a CDS encoding enoyl-CoA hydratase family protein, with product MTLISRTRARGIETLSLDSPHNRNALSAALVGELADTLTDCGKDGDIRAVVLTHTGNTFSAGADLRDPPPPDALVGLLRQIVELPRPVVARVTGHVRAGGLGLLGACDIAAASNEATFAFTEVRIGVAPAVISLPLLPRTDPRALARYYLTGERFDAAEAARIGLLTASGDDADAVLEPVLDGLRRASPQALAETKQLLTARVLDAFDRDAADLTALSARLFASADAREGMTAFLERREPPWVL
- a CDS encoding citrate synthase 2, with amino-acid sequence MSDFVPGLEGVVAFETEIAEPDKEGGALRYRGVDIEDLVGHVSFGNVWGLLVDGAFNPGLPPAEPFPIPVHSGDIRVDVQSALAMLAPVWGLKPLLDIDSAQAREDLARAAVMALSYVAQSARGQGRPMVPQREIDKANSITERFMIRWRGEPDPKHVAAVDAYWTSAAEHGMNASTFTARVIASTGADVPAALSGAVGAMSGPLHGGAPSRVLGMIEEIERTGDAEAYVKQALDQGERLMGFGHRVYRAEDPRARVLRRTARELGAPRFEVAEALEKAALAELHSRRPDRILATNVEFWAAIVLDFAEVPAHMFTSMFTCARTAGWSAHILEQKRTGRLVRPSARYVGPGTRNPREIEGYGDIAR
- the pdxH gene encoding pyridoxamine 5'-phosphate oxidase, encoding MNDRDAVSAVPFDPALMRKQYRAEGLAESDLAGTPVAQFARWFRQAATQAHLFEPNAMVVSTADGEGRPSSRTVLLKQFDEQGFVFYTNYDSRKGRDLSENPYVSLLFPWHPMARQVIVSGVARRTGRDETAAYFRTRPHGSQLGAWASAQSSVIATRADLDASYAELAARYPEGEQVPVPPHWGGFRVAPQSVEFWQGRENRLHDRLRYVAEPDGSWRVERLSP
- a CDS encoding TetR/AcrR family transcriptional regulator: MGAVSTVDRAPKQDRSRATRQRLLEAAVACLAEHGWAGSTVSVVAERAGVSRGAAQHHFPTREDLFTAAVEYVAEERSTALRALFPQGAAGDRRAVVAALVDLYTGPLFRAALHLWVAASNEAQLRPRVTELEARVGRETHHIAVDLLGADESHPGVRETVQGLLDMARGLGLANLLTDDEPRRERVVAQWAALLDETLG